A genome region from Macrotis lagotis isolate mMagLag1 chromosome 4, bilby.v1.9.chrom.fasta, whole genome shotgun sequence includes the following:
- the PLEKHG3 gene encoding pleckstrin homology domain-containing family G member 3 isoform X7: MPVSVSLHQDATQERPVSLASTISSSGSSRDSQTMEEHNGTGPVTEGESGSIHACYIPNNHNNSSSWLNLRGSLKGSPFSSRSTPGPGHHKLSYLGRVVRELVETERMYVQDLRSIVEDYLLKIIDTPGLLKPEQVSALFGNIENIYALNSQLLKDLDSCNNDPVAVANCFVERSQEFDIYTQYCNNYPNSVAALTECMRDKHQAKFFRDRQEVLQHSLPLGSFLLKPVQRILKYHLLLQEIAKHFDEEEDGFEMVEDAIDTMTCVAWYINDMKRKHEHAVRLQEIQSLLINWKGPDLTTYGELVLEGTFRVHRVRNERTFFLFDKALFITKKRGDHFVYKGHIPCSSLMLIESTRDSLCFTVTHYKHSKQQYSIQAKSVEEKRSWTHHIKRLILENHHATIPQKAKEAILEMDSYYPNRYRYSPERLKKAWSSQDDMPTQVRQCRRQSGFWEKREGVDSKLLRGPSGIVSLGLRPGRIHFLGSWLTLPNILNSPEPTKQLLRQLNDKASKASGLKVRPVSGLEMGYRMEQGSGFQVKGHDEYEIAKSYKRPSGQSLMSPEKCKSFESVSSLPEAEPDTEPEVRQGLFPVIEGHSGEVMQSCILKQHHQEVLRPDHPVKIVDHAVAESPEDLKNLSSEEEEEVTVSVPDSILPTSVLDQASIIAERFVSTYSRRNSLALEDGKASGLLTPRLVSRSSSVRSLDGIEKGSATYCSTIDSFSSLLPLEADPNAGVASETSSTLNGTVPSSPSCSVESERLLNKKEDMLSTRDRLLLDKIKSYYENAEHHDAGFSIRRRESLSYIPKGLVRNSVFRFNSLPRQEPKPVIPGRKRLESSRPASWTLFDLTGPGQASSRNPPPITDVEFRPSAEVVKMWEGMESSGDICKSPVTRNKIESGLSQENGFDLHEPLFILEEHELSAISEEAVGSSLEVQSRAQLARELKELVKELSDKDEKLSTPLHPHIMQFSHMMDRELTERVKNKVYQLARQYSLRIKSHKPTMSEQKKMDPEQEKNLTLPHLQEEIRELPCKGKVRPLLSLSNNEQVMDLEHGPSKSTSAREKSPRCFYSPAGSKAISPGGWTSNRTPLSPVDTETFHWPDVRELCSKYAFHDEGTQAGQSQRHGQPVNRSLSVPENIMEAHPVGKVSRCCSLNTKPGRGTQEITQLQPRKDLFLLRSSQTTGRDVDEALYLTADLTLENNRRVIILEKGPPQPLVGEEEQDNFTQIQSPTSQEKIYLKAVVKQCKAHQESEERQEEGDQDPQVGQGDIADMGQQGRVRNLREKFQILNSNG; this comes from the exons ATGCCTGTCTCAGTCTCCTTACATCAAGATGCGACCCAAGAGCGTCCAGTGAGCTTGGCCTCTACCATCTCTTCTTCAGGCTCATCCCGGGACAGTCAGACCATGGAAGAGCACAATGGAACTGGTCCTGTAACTGAGGGAGAGTCTGGCTCCATCCATGCCTGCTATATTCCTAATAACCATAACAATTCCAGTAGCTGGCTGAATCTGAGAGGATCCCTAAAAGGTTCCCCATTTAGCTCCCGGTCTACACCTGGGCCTGGACATCACAAGTTGAGTTACCTAGGCCGAGTGGTGCGAGAGCTTGTAGAGACAGAGCGCATGTATGTACAGGATCTCCGAAGCATTGTTGAG GATTACCTTTTGAAGATCATCGATACACCAGGGCTGCTGAAACCTGAACAAGTCAGTGCACTTTTTGGAAACATAGAAAACATCTATGCATTAAACAG TCAACTCTTGAAAGACTTGGACAGCTGTAATAATGATCCAGTGGCTGTGGCTAATTGTTTTGTAGAAAGG AGCCAAGAATTTGACATTTACACCCAATACTGCAACAACTACCCAAA TTCAGTGGCAGCCTTAACTGAATGTATGAGAGACAAACACCAGGCCAAGTTCTTCCGGGACAGACAAGAGGTCTTGCAACATTCTCTGCCCCTGGGCTCTTTTCTGCTGAAGCCTGTCCAAAGAATTCTCAAGTACCACCTCCTTCTTCAG GAAATTGCCAAGCATTTTGATGAGGAGGAGGATGGCTTTGAGATGGTTGAGGATGCAATCGATACCATGACTTGTGTGGCTTGGTACATCAATGACATGAAGAGGAAGCATGAGCATGCTGTCCGACTACAG GAAATCCAGTCCCTTCTGATCAACTGGAAAGGACCAGACTTGACGACCTATGGAGAGCTGGTGTTGGAAGGCACTTTCCGAGTCCATCGAGTTCGAAATGAGAgaactttctttctctttgacaaGGCATTGTTCATTACTAAAAAGCGAGGAGACCACTTTGTCTACAAAGGTCACATCCCG TGTTCCTCCTTGATGTTAATCGAGAGCACAAGAGACTCTTTGTGTTTCACAGTCACTCACTATAAGCACAGCAAACAACAGTATAGTATCCAG GCCAAATCTGTAGAAGAGAAGCGTTCATGGACCCATCACATCAAAAGACTGATCCTAGAGAATCATCATGCCACTATTCCCCAAAAG GCTAAGGAAGCCATCTTGGAAATGGATTCTTATT ACCCCAACCGATACCGCTACAGCCCAGAAAGGCTAAAAAAGGCTTGGTCTTCCCAAGATGACATGCCCACTCAAGTGCGTCAGTGTCGGAGACAATCTG GATtctgggagaaaagggagggtgtcGACTCGAAGTTGCTGAGAGGGCCTAGTGGCATTGTAAGCTTGGGGCTAAGACCGGGCAGAATTCATTTCCTTGGGTCATGGCTGACTTTACCAAATATACTTAACTCTCCAGAGCCAACTAAACAGCTTCTCAGGCAGTTAAATGACAAAG CATCAAAGGCATCGGGTCTTAAGGTAAGACCAGTGAGCGGCCTGGAGATGGGATACAGGATGGAACAGGGAAGTGGTTTTCAG GTCAAAGGGCATGATGAATATGAAATAGCCAAAAGCTATAAAAGGCCCAGTGGCCAGTCTCTAATGAGTCCTGAGAAGTGCAAGAGCTTTGAGTCTGTCTCTTCCCTTCCAGAG GCTGAACCTGATACAGAGCCTGAAGTCAGGCAAGGGCTGTTTCCAGTCATAGAAGGTCATAGCGGAGAAGTGATGCAGTCTTGCATCCTGAAACAGCACCATCAAGAGGTGCTACGGCCTGACCATCCAGTCAAAATCGTTGACCATGCAGTTGCTGAGAGTCCAGAGGATCTTAAAAACCTCAGcagtgaggaagaggaggaagtgaCAGTGTCAGTGCCAGACAGTATTCTGCCAACATCTGTACTGGACCAGGCTAGCATCATTGCTGAAAGGTTTGTCAGCACCTACTCCCGCCGCAATAGCCTGGCTCTGGAGGATGGCAAAGCCAGTGGTTTGTTGACTCCTAGACTGGTCAGTCGGAGTAGCAGTGTCCGGAGTCTTGATGGTATTGAGAAGGGGTCAGCCACCTACTGCAGCACCATAGACTCATTCAGCTCCTTGTTGCCCCTAGAAGCAGACCCTAATGCTGGAGTGGCCTCAGAAACCAGCTCTACCCTCAATGGGACTGTACCTTCAAGCCCTAGCTGCTCAGTAGAATCTGAAAGGTTGCTTAACAAGAAGGAGGATATGCTTTCGACTCGAGACCGACTGTTACTTGACAAGATCAAGAGTTACTATGAGAATGCAGAACATCATGATGCAGGCTTTAGTATTCGGCGCCGGGAGAGTCTTTCCTATATTCCTAAGGGCTTGGTAAGAAACTCTGTGTTCAGATTCAATAGCCTTCCCAGGCAAGAACCTAAACCAGTGATCCCTGGGCGCAAAAGACTAGAAAGTTCCCGACCTGCCTCTTGGACTCTTTTTGATCTCACTGGGCCAGGCCAGGCTAGTTCCAGGAATCCTCCCCCCATCACTGATGTTGAATTTCGCCCATCAGCAGAAGTAGTGAAGATGTGGGAAGGAATGGAGTCCTCTGGGGATATCTGTAAGAGCCCAGTCACGAGGAACAAGATAGAATCAGGCCTGAGCCAAGAGAATGGTTTTGACTTGCATGAGCCGCTATTCATTCTGGAGGAGCATGAGCTGAGTGCTATCAGTGAGGAGGCAGTTGGGTCCTCCCTAGAGGTCCAGAGCCGTGCCCAGCTGGCCAGGGAGCTAAAGGAGCTAGTAAAGGAGTTGAGTGACAAAGATGAAAAGCTATCAACTCCCCTGCACCCTCACATCATGCAGTTCTCCCACATGATGGACAGGGAGTTGACTGAACGTGTCAAGAACAAGGTCTACCAGCTAGCCCGTCAGTACAGTCTCAGGATCAAGAGCCACAAGCCTACAATGTCAGAGCAAAAAAAGATGGATCCAGAGCAAGAAAAGAATCTGACCTTGCCCCACCTGCAGGAGGAGATCCGAGAGCTACCTTGCAAAG GTAAAGTGAGACCATTACTGTCCCTCTCAAATAATGAACAAGTAATGGACTTAGAACATGGTCCCTCCAAGTCCACCTCAGCAAGGGAGAAGTCACCTCGATGCTTCTACAGTCCTGCTGGCTCAAAGGCCATCTCTCCTGGAGGCTGGACATCTAACCGCACTCCCCTTAGTCCTGTTGACACAGAAACTTTTCACTGGCCAGATGTTCGTGAACTCTGTTCGAAGTATGCTTTCCACGATGAGGGTACGCAAGCTGGACAAAGTCAGCGCCATGGTCAACCTGTCAACCGGAGCCTCTCAGTACCAGAGAATATCATGGAGGCACACCCAGTGGGGAAAGTGAGTCGCTGCTGCAGTCTCAACACCAAACCAGGCAGAGGAACCCAAGAGATTACCCAGCTTCAGCCTCGTAAGGATCTATTTTTACTTCGCTCCTCCCAAACCACAGGACGGGATGTAGATGAAGCCTTGTACCTCACAGCTGACTTGACCTTGGAGAATAACCGACGAGTCATTATCTTGGAGAAGGGACCACCCCAACCACTGGTAGGTGAGGAAGAACAAGACAACTTCACACAAATCCAGTCACCCACCTCCCAagaaaaaatctacttgaaaGCAGTGGTTAAACAATGCAAAGCTCACCAAGAATCAGAAGAGAGGCAAGAAGAGGGGGACCAGGACCCTCAAGTAGGACAAGGGGATATAGCTGATATGGGCCAACAGGGTCGAGTGAGAAACCTAAGGGAAAAATTTCAGATCTTGAACTCAAATGGTTGA
- the PLEKHG3 gene encoding pleckstrin homology domain-containing family G member 3 isoform X3, whose translation MPVSVSLHQDATQERPVSLASTISSSGSSRDSQTMEEHNGTGPVTEGESGSIHACYIPNNHNNSSSWLNLRGSLKGSPFSSRSTPGPGHHKLSYLGRVVRELVETERMYVQDLRSIVEDYLLKIIDTPGLLKPEQVSALFGNIENIYALNSQLLKDLDSCNNDPVAVANCFVERSQEFDIYTQYCNNYPNSVAALTECMRDKHQAKFFRDRQEVLQHSLPLGSFLLKPVQRILKYHLLLQEIAKHFDEEEDGFEMVEDAIDTMTCVAWYINDMKRKHEHAVRLQEIQSLLINWKGPDLTTYGELVLEGTFRVHRVRNERTFFLFDKALFITKKRGDHFVYKGHIPCSSLMLIESTRDSLCFTVTHYKHSKQQYSIQAKSVEEKRSWTHHIKRLILENHHATIPQKAKEAILEMDSYYPNRYRYSPERLKKAWSSQDDMPTQVRQCRRQSGFWEKREGVDSKLLRGPSGIVSLGLRPGRIHFLGSWLTLPNILNSPEPTKQLLRQLNDKASKASGLKVRPVSGLEMGYRMEQGSGFQHAGSAEALLDFGQLPLTGEQQSEAEGAAQEEVVEEQVLEKASPEDLAVSTGSKKGARAESQGSEEEEEEEEEESLVVAEQVKGHDEYEIAKSYKRPSGQSLMSPEKCKSFESVSSLPEAEPDTEPEVRQGLFPVIEGHSGEVMQSCILKQHHQEVLRPDHPVKIVDHAVAESPEDLKNLSSEEEEEVTVSVPDSILPTSVLDQASIIAERFVSTYSRRNSLALEDGKASGLLTPRLVSRSSSVRSLDGIEKGSATYCSTIDSFSSLLPLEADPNAGVASETSSTLNGTVPSSPSCSVESERLLNKKEDMLSTRDRLLLDKIKSYYENAEHHDAGFSIRRRESLSYIPKGLVRNSVFRFNSLPRQEPKPVIPGRKRLESSRPASWTLFDLTGPGQASSRNPPPITDVEFRPSAEVVKMWEGMESSGDICKSPVTRNKIESGLSQENGFDLHEPLFILEEHELSAISEEAVGSSLEVQSRAQLARELKELVKELSDKDEKLSTPLHPHIMQFSHMMDRELTERVKNKVYQLARQYSLRIKSHKPTMSEQKKMDPEQEKNLTLPHLQEEIRELPCKGKVRPLLSLSNNEQVMDLEHGPSKSTSAREKSPRCFYSPAGSKAISPGGWTSNRTPLSPVDTETFHWPDVRELCSKYAFHDEGTQAGQSQRHGQPVNRSLSVPENIMEAHPVGKVSRCCSLNTKPGRGTQEITQLQPRKDLFLLRSSQTTGRDVDEALYLTADLTLENNRRVIILEKGPPQPLVGEEEQDNFTQIQSPTSQEKIYLKAVVKQCKAHQESEERQEEGDQDPQVGQGDIADMGQQGRVRNLREKFQILNSNG comes from the exons ATGCCTGTCTCAGTCTCCTTACATCAAGATGCGACCCAAGAGCGTCCAGTGAGCTTGGCCTCTACCATCTCTTCTTCAGGCTCATCCCGGGACAGTCAGACCATGGAAGAGCACAATGGAACTGGTCCTGTAACTGAGGGAGAGTCTGGCTCCATCCATGCCTGCTATATTCCTAATAACCATAACAATTCCAGTAGCTGGCTGAATCTGAGAGGATCCCTAAAAGGTTCCCCATTTAGCTCCCGGTCTACACCTGGGCCTGGACATCACAAGTTGAGTTACCTAGGCCGAGTGGTGCGAGAGCTTGTAGAGACAGAGCGCATGTATGTACAGGATCTCCGAAGCATTGTTGAG GATTACCTTTTGAAGATCATCGATACACCAGGGCTGCTGAAACCTGAACAAGTCAGTGCACTTTTTGGAAACATAGAAAACATCTATGCATTAAACAG TCAACTCTTGAAAGACTTGGACAGCTGTAATAATGATCCAGTGGCTGTGGCTAATTGTTTTGTAGAAAGG AGCCAAGAATTTGACATTTACACCCAATACTGCAACAACTACCCAAA TTCAGTGGCAGCCTTAACTGAATGTATGAGAGACAAACACCAGGCCAAGTTCTTCCGGGACAGACAAGAGGTCTTGCAACATTCTCTGCCCCTGGGCTCTTTTCTGCTGAAGCCTGTCCAAAGAATTCTCAAGTACCACCTCCTTCTTCAG GAAATTGCCAAGCATTTTGATGAGGAGGAGGATGGCTTTGAGATGGTTGAGGATGCAATCGATACCATGACTTGTGTGGCTTGGTACATCAATGACATGAAGAGGAAGCATGAGCATGCTGTCCGACTACAG GAAATCCAGTCCCTTCTGATCAACTGGAAAGGACCAGACTTGACGACCTATGGAGAGCTGGTGTTGGAAGGCACTTTCCGAGTCCATCGAGTTCGAAATGAGAgaactttctttctctttgacaaGGCATTGTTCATTACTAAAAAGCGAGGAGACCACTTTGTCTACAAAGGTCACATCCCG TGTTCCTCCTTGATGTTAATCGAGAGCACAAGAGACTCTTTGTGTTTCACAGTCACTCACTATAAGCACAGCAAACAACAGTATAGTATCCAG GCCAAATCTGTAGAAGAGAAGCGTTCATGGACCCATCACATCAAAAGACTGATCCTAGAGAATCATCATGCCACTATTCCCCAAAAG GCTAAGGAAGCCATCTTGGAAATGGATTCTTATT ACCCCAACCGATACCGCTACAGCCCAGAAAGGCTAAAAAAGGCTTGGTCTTCCCAAGATGACATGCCCACTCAAGTGCGTCAGTGTCGGAGACAATCTG GATtctgggagaaaagggagggtgtcGACTCGAAGTTGCTGAGAGGGCCTAGTGGCATTGTAAGCTTGGGGCTAAGACCGGGCAGAATTCATTTCCTTGGGTCATGGCTGACTTTACCAAATATACTTAACTCTCCAGAGCCAACTAAACAGCTTCTCAGGCAGTTAAATGACAAAG CATCAAAGGCATCGGGTCTTAAGGTAAGACCAGTGAGCGGCCTGGAGATGGGATACAGGATGGAACAGGGAAGTGGTTTTCAG CATGCAGGTAGCGCTGAAGCCCTCTTGGACTTTGGGCAACTGCCCCTTACAGGGGAGCAGCAGTCTGAAGCTGAAGGAGCTGCTCAGGAGGAAGTGGTGGAGGAGCAGGTCCTTGAGAAGGCCTCTCCAGAGGATCTGGCTGTGAGCACTGGCAGCAAGAAGGGGGCCAGGGCTGAGTCCCAAGGttcagaggaggaggaggaggaggaggaggaggagagtctGGTGGTAGCTGAGCAG GTCAAAGGGCATGATGAATATGAAATAGCCAAAAGCTATAAAAGGCCCAGTGGCCAGTCTCTAATGAGTCCTGAGAAGTGCAAGAGCTTTGAGTCTGTCTCTTCCCTTCCAGAG GCTGAACCTGATACAGAGCCTGAAGTCAGGCAAGGGCTGTTTCCAGTCATAGAAGGTCATAGCGGAGAAGTGATGCAGTCTTGCATCCTGAAACAGCACCATCAAGAGGTGCTACGGCCTGACCATCCAGTCAAAATCGTTGACCATGCAGTTGCTGAGAGTCCAGAGGATCTTAAAAACCTCAGcagtgaggaagaggaggaagtgaCAGTGTCAGTGCCAGACAGTATTCTGCCAACATCTGTACTGGACCAGGCTAGCATCATTGCTGAAAGGTTTGTCAGCACCTACTCCCGCCGCAATAGCCTGGCTCTGGAGGATGGCAAAGCCAGTGGTTTGTTGACTCCTAGACTGGTCAGTCGGAGTAGCAGTGTCCGGAGTCTTGATGGTATTGAGAAGGGGTCAGCCACCTACTGCAGCACCATAGACTCATTCAGCTCCTTGTTGCCCCTAGAAGCAGACCCTAATGCTGGAGTGGCCTCAGAAACCAGCTCTACCCTCAATGGGACTGTACCTTCAAGCCCTAGCTGCTCAGTAGAATCTGAAAGGTTGCTTAACAAGAAGGAGGATATGCTTTCGACTCGAGACCGACTGTTACTTGACAAGATCAAGAGTTACTATGAGAATGCAGAACATCATGATGCAGGCTTTAGTATTCGGCGCCGGGAGAGTCTTTCCTATATTCCTAAGGGCTTGGTAAGAAACTCTGTGTTCAGATTCAATAGCCTTCCCAGGCAAGAACCTAAACCAGTGATCCCTGGGCGCAAAAGACTAGAAAGTTCCCGACCTGCCTCTTGGACTCTTTTTGATCTCACTGGGCCAGGCCAGGCTAGTTCCAGGAATCCTCCCCCCATCACTGATGTTGAATTTCGCCCATCAGCAGAAGTAGTGAAGATGTGGGAAGGAATGGAGTCCTCTGGGGATATCTGTAAGAGCCCAGTCACGAGGAACAAGATAGAATCAGGCCTGAGCCAAGAGAATGGTTTTGACTTGCATGAGCCGCTATTCATTCTGGAGGAGCATGAGCTGAGTGCTATCAGTGAGGAGGCAGTTGGGTCCTCCCTAGAGGTCCAGAGCCGTGCCCAGCTGGCCAGGGAGCTAAAGGAGCTAGTAAAGGAGTTGAGTGACAAAGATGAAAAGCTATCAACTCCCCTGCACCCTCACATCATGCAGTTCTCCCACATGATGGACAGGGAGTTGACTGAACGTGTCAAGAACAAGGTCTACCAGCTAGCCCGTCAGTACAGTCTCAGGATCAAGAGCCACAAGCCTACAATGTCAGAGCAAAAAAAGATGGATCCAGAGCAAGAAAAGAATCTGACCTTGCCCCACCTGCAGGAGGAGATCCGAGAGCTACCTTGCAAAG GTAAAGTGAGACCATTACTGTCCCTCTCAAATAATGAACAAGTAATGGACTTAGAACATGGTCCCTCCAAGTCCACCTCAGCAAGGGAGAAGTCACCTCGATGCTTCTACAGTCCTGCTGGCTCAAAGGCCATCTCTCCTGGAGGCTGGACATCTAACCGCACTCCCCTTAGTCCTGTTGACACAGAAACTTTTCACTGGCCAGATGTTCGTGAACTCTGTTCGAAGTATGCTTTCCACGATGAGGGTACGCAAGCTGGACAAAGTCAGCGCCATGGTCAACCTGTCAACCGGAGCCTCTCAGTACCAGAGAATATCATGGAGGCACACCCAGTGGGGAAAGTGAGTCGCTGCTGCAGTCTCAACACCAAACCAGGCAGAGGAACCCAAGAGATTACCCAGCTTCAGCCTCGTAAGGATCTATTTTTACTTCGCTCCTCCCAAACCACAGGACGGGATGTAGATGAAGCCTTGTACCTCACAGCTGACTTGACCTTGGAGAATAACCGACGAGTCATTATCTTGGAGAAGGGACCACCCCAACCACTGGTAGGTGAGGAAGAACAAGACAACTTCACACAAATCCAGTCACCCACCTCCCAagaaaaaatctacttgaaaGCAGTGGTTAAACAATGCAAAGCTCACCAAGAATCAGAAGAGAGGCAAGAAGAGGGGGACCAGGACCCTCAAGTAGGACAAGGGGATATAGCTGATATGGGCCAACAGGGTCGAGTGAGAAACCTAAGGGAAAAATTTCAGATCTTGAACTCAAATGGTTGA